The genome window AACACTCTCAACCTTTATTGTCTTATTTTTCTCAATCGTAATATTCAAATCTTCCCTCTTTATAACTAGCGGCTCCTGTCTTACAATCTTCAAATTTCCAATTGCCAAAAATTCTGATTTTGCAGAAAATGTTACAATGTTTATTGCAAAAAATATTATCATTATAAATGTTACTTTAAAAGATTTTTTTAATTTCTTATTATTCAAAAAAAACATATTTCAACTCCTTTAATTTTTTTATCATTTCAACTTTATTCTCTCAATACCCACCAATTTCGCAACTTTCCTAATAAACTTGAGTGACAAGTTCACATTATATTTTTCAGACAGTTTTACAACTTCCTTTTTCTCATTCGTTTTAAACGCTAAAAATACTTGATTATCACCTTTATTTTTCAAAATAAGCTGCTTCAATTCCTGATTTTTTTCTTTCACTTCTTCATCAATTAAGATGTATAATTTTAGATTTTTATTTTCTTCCAGATTTTCAATATTGCAAATGTTGTTTAAAATAAGTGTATTTTTATTTTGCTCGGAATTTACAATTCCTTCCAGCACCATAATCTGCCCTTCTGTGATTTTATATCCAAAAGTTATGTATTCTCTTGGAAAACAGATTATTTCAATGCTTTTTTGAAAATCTTCCATTTCAAATTTTACCATTGGCTCTTTTCCAGCCCGTGTTGTAAATTTTTTTACGTTTTTTACTATTCCGATAATTCGTACTTTTTTTAGCTCTTTTTGGGAAATTTCTGATATTTTATTGTGGAAAATTATATTTATCAGATTTTTTTTCTCATTTAAAGGATGGCTTGAAATGTAGATTCCCAAATATTCCTTTTCATTTTGAAGCAAGACTTTTTGAGGAAACTCAACGCTTTTTTCCATCTGGAAGTCAACTGATATTTCCTTTTTCCCTCCGAATAAAATCATTTGCAAATCTTCTTCAGATTCGTATTTTTTCTGGCTGTATTCTAGAACTTTATCAATAGACTTGTATTTTTCAAACCTGTTTCCATCAAGTCCATCCAATGCTCCCGATAAAATTAGCGATTCCAACTGTTTTTTTGTAATTCCGTTTTGTTTCATCCGATATCCAAAATCTTTGTAGGAAACAAACTTTCCATTTTTTCGTTCTTTTTTTATTTCATTAATTAATCCTGCTCCCACGCCCTTTATCGCAAAAAGTCCAAATCTTATTCCAACCTTTCCAAAATTTTCGTTATCCGCCTGATTTTCTTCAATTTCAAAATCATAATCAGATAAATTCACATCTGGCAAAAATATATTAATCCCCTTTTCCTTGGCTTCATTCACAAAAATAACAAATCTATCCAGATTATGCACTTCGGTTGTCATTATCGCAGCAAAAAATTCCAATGGATAATTTGCCTTAAAATACGCTGTCCAGTAAACAATCAATGCATAAGCCGCCGAATGTGACTTGTTAAATCCATATCCACCAAATTTTTCCACTAAATCATAAATTTCGTTTGCTTTTTTCGATAAAACTCCGTTTTTTTGAGCATTCGTTACAAATTTTTCACGATTTTTCTTCATTAGTTCAGGATTTTTCTTTCCAATCGCACGTCGCAGCTCATCAGCTTCTCCAAGCGAATAATTTGCCATTTCACTCACGATTTTCATAACCTGCTCCTGATACAAAATTATTCCGTAAGTTTCCTCAAGTATGTATTTTAGGGAATCATCAATATATTTTATTTCTGTCCTGTTATTTTTCACATTAATAAAATCATCCACCATTCCACTTCGCAAAGGTCCTGGACGGTACAGTGCAAGTAACGCGATTATGTCCTCAAATTTTTCGATTTTCATTTTCTTCATAAGGCTTCTGATTCCAGCTGACTCACATTGGAAAACTCCCATTGTATCAGCCTTTGTAAGCAATTCATACGTTTTTTCATCATTTAGAGGAATATCATTTAATACAATTTTTGTTTTTCTTCTTTTCTCAATATTTTCCACAGTTTTTCGCAAAATTGTGAGATTTTTCAAGCCAAGGAAATCCATTTTTAAAATTCCCAGCTCTTCCAGTTCCTTCATTTGATACTGCGTCGAAACAATCTTTGTTTTCCCATCAGAATAAGTTGGAATCTCATCGCTTAGCACATCTTTGGAAATAACGACTCCAGCTGCATGAACAGAGGCATGACGAACTTTCCCCTCCAATTTTAGTGAATAATCAATCACTCTTTTTATTTCTCTGTCGGTTTCGTACATTTTTCTAATTTCAGGAATATTGTTCAAGGCATCTTTCAGTTCCGTATTAAATGGTATCATTTTAGCGATTTTATCGACTTTTACAAGCGAAACATTTAACACACGCCCCACATCACGAATCGCAAGCCTAGCCTTTAGCGTTCCAAACGTAATAATATGTGCCACGTATTCCGCCCCATATTTATTCACCACATAATTTATAACAATTTCCCGCTGTTCCTGATCAAAATCTATGTCAATATCTGGCATCGAAATACGTTCAGGATTCAAAAACCTCTCAAAAATCAGATTATACTCAAGCGGGTCAATT of Leptotrichia hongkongensis contains these proteins:
- the dnaE gene encoding DNA polymerase III subunit alpha, translated to MENKFVHLKLHTEYSLLEGVGKIDEYVEKAKEIGVKALAITDTSMFGAIEFFKKCKNDGIKPIIGLEVFLDGLEKVGEFSLTLLAKNQNGYKNLSKLSSISYSRFTRNRNKIKYDELKKYSDDLYILSGGINSEVIKGILDLENTQVRRVIEKLGKDFGDNFFIEVPAVERLEKARKMLFDIVRKNKFDNFVITNDVYYPNREDTVLQKIVESIKAGSKIDAEKSDSSEILYDDLYLKSEEEIKKCFENKEYSEFYETGINNVEKIVENCNVDFEFHHFKFPKYSLPQNVNEKEFLRNLVFEGIFHKYLKKSVSDSEKLQLDKNFEIIEKEIAKDEIAGQKLKEVKIREELLKNNLENVLERAEYELEIIDKMRYNGYFIIVWDFIKFSRENGVYVGPGRGSAAGSIVSYALNITEIDPLEYNLIFERFLNPERISMPDIDIDFDQEQREIVINYVVNKYGAEYVAHIITFGTLKARLAIRDVGRVLNVSLVKVDKIAKMIPFNTELKDALNNIPEIRKMYETDREIKRVIDYSLKLEGKVRHASVHAAGVVISKDVLSDEIPTYSDGKTKIVSTQYQMKELEELGILKMDFLGLKNLTILRKTVENIEKRRKTKIVLNDIPLNDEKTYELLTKADTMGVFQCESAGIRSLMKKMKIEKFEDIIALLALYRPGPLRSGMVDDFINVKNNRTEIKYIDDSLKYILEETYGIILYQEQVMKIVSEMANYSLGEADELRRAIGKKNPELMKKNREKFVTNAQKNGVLSKKANEIYDLVEKFGGYGFNKSHSAAYALIVYWTAYFKANYPLEFFAAIMTTEVHNLDRFVIFVNEAKEKGINIFLPDVNLSDYDFEIEENQADNENFGKVGIRFGLFAIKGVGAGLINEIKKERKNGKFVSYKDFGYRMKQNGITKKQLESLILSGALDGLDGNRFEKYKSIDKVLEYSQKKYESEEDLQMILFGGKKEISVDFQMEKSVEFPQKVLLQNEKEYLGIYISSHPLNEKKNLINIIFHNKISEISQKELKKVRIIGIVKNVKKFTTRAGKEPMVKFEMEDFQKSIEIICFPREYITFGYKITEGQIMVLEGIVNSEQNKNTLILNNICNIENLEENKNLKLYILIDEEVKEKNQELKQLILKNKGDNQVFLAFKTNEKKEVVKLSEKYNVNLSLKFIRKVAKLVGIERIKLK